ttcacttccggggcccacatagtgtgtgcttgggctgagtttgagatttacacgtgcagaggcttctcttggagttaaacgccaagttgtaatgtgtttttggcgtttaactctagttcGTGACGTGTTCCTGGAGTTTTACTCCAGAAAGCAgcatggaattggcgttgaatgccagtttgcgtcgtctaagctcaaacaaagtatggaccattatatattgctggaaatccctggatgtctactttccaattccgttaagagcgcaccatttggagttctgtagctccagaaaatccatctcgagtgcaggtaggtcagaatccaacaacatcagcagtcctttgtcagcctcctatcagacttttgctcaggtccctcaatttcagctaaaaaatacctgaaatcataaaaaaatacacaaactcatagtaaagtccagaaatataaattttgcataaaaactaatgaaaacatccctaaaagtagttagatcctactaaaaactacctaaaaacaatgccaaaaagcgtataaattatccgctcatcagtcccGTATTTGGTAGACCCGTTTATTTGGGAGCTAAGTACATGGGAGTCACTGCAAACTTCTAGTGTTTTTGCACCGACTTCCTTGGCCAGCGTCAATCCAGCTAAGAGGACTTTGTATTTGACTTGATTGTTGGAGATCAGAAACTCGTATCAAATGGATTGTTTGAGCTTTAATCGTGTTTTTAAGCTCAAATATGACCTCGTATTGTGATAGCTCAACTGATCAAGCGAGCATCCATCTTGCCAGGTCTGGCTTCTGCAGTACTTGTCTGACCGCCTAGTCAGTCTAGACCACGATGGGCTGGCTCTGGAAGTACTGCCGAAGGCATCAGGACGCTGTGAGTAGCACGTAGGCGAGCTTTTCGAGTCTAGAGTAGCACGTTTTCGCATTTTGGAGAACTTTGCTTATGAAGTATACTGGGTTTTGTGTATTTTGCTCATCTTCCCGGATTAGCGCCGCCGCTAGCGCTTCCTCTGTTATGGACAAGTAGAAATACAGTGTTTCTCCCATTCTAGACTTTAAGAGCATAGGAGGTTTTGCTAGCACCTTTTTGAAATACTGGAACGCTTCTTCGTATTCGGGTTCCCACTTAAAACTAATGCTCTTTTTCATGAGTTTAAAGAAGGGGATGGCCTTTTGAGCCGAGGCACTGAGGAACCGTGAAAGGGCAGCAAGTTGCTCAGTCAGCCTTTCGACGTCTTTGATGTTTGCCGGTTGCTCATCTCGAGGATAGCCCTACATTTTTCAGGTTTTTTCTACTCCTCCTTGTGTGATCATGAAGCCAAGAAATTTTCCGACTTCCATTTCGAAAACGCATTTCGTCGGGTTGAAGTGCATTCGGTGCTTCCGTAGAGAGCCTAGTATGAGTTTGAGGTCGTCAATGAGCTCGTCGCCTGTCTCTGTTTTAGCGACCATGTCGTCGATATAGACCTCTCGTTTGGTCCCCGAGAGGTCTTTGAAGATCTTTTGTGACAagcctttgatatgtggccCACTGTTTTTTAGTCTGAAGGGCATGATTGTGTAGCAGTACGTGCCCtcgaaagtcacaaaatccgtTTTCTCCTCATCTGATTTGTGCATGGGTATTTGGTTGTAACTTgagtaggcatccatgaagCTAAGGTACTAATGTCCCGAAGCGGCGTCCACCAGTTCGTTGATGTTTGGGAGAGAAAAGGCATCTTTTGGACAATATTTGTTTAAGTCTGGGTAGTCTACGCACATTCGCCATTTACCGTTTACCTTTTTGACTAGTACTACATTGACTAGCCAGGTCATGTACAGTAATTCTCGGATGAAGCCTGCTTCGAACAAGCCTCTGACTTGCATCTTGACGTCAGTTGCTCGTTTTGTGgacatttttctccttcttgTCTGGGAAACCTATAGTCATGACCGTAGTGCACCGCATCTGGTTCCAAATGAAATTCATGAGCATACGACGTTGTGGAGCGCTACCACACTACTAATATCTTGAGTGTATTGAATGGGATGCAACTAACAGATTCAAGAGGCAGTTTGAACTTTAGCAGGAAGTCTTAGGAGAACTAATTTGTCTTTGCGATGCGCAAAACATAGTTCTGACAGGTCCCAAAAACAAGAATTGGATGGATGAGCATTCTAGATGGGTTATGATATGGACAAACAATTTCACATATTTTAATTGGTGATCCTCTCAAGCTCTCAGGTGGATGACTACATCAGATGGTACAATGATACATATGGTTGTTACCTGCGGTTGTCCCTTTGTGTTTTGCAGTGATAACCACACCCACACCCACACTCAGTGGTGGAATAATCTGTTCTACACCCAAGACCCCTCCAAGCAAGTGCAAGGGTCGGAACTACAACCACCTTGAGTTGTTCCGGGTTGGTTGTCTTTGAATTTGAGACATCAACATCCTACCACTTTTGAACAATGGGGAGAATGTCTTTTGATTCTGGCAAGGGTCATCGGGGGAGAAGAGTTGGTCATCGCAAAACTTTAGACACTAGTGGGAGTTTGTCATTTCGATCTGAATGTTGCTGAGAAAGATGATGAAGAGGTGTAGGAGAGGAGGACGTTGAAGATGATTCTTAGGGGGGAAGACGTTGACGTGAGCCTACTATGGGCAATGTATTGGCTATTGTCACTTAAAACATGAATTGTTGCTGCTAGATTAGtttgaatttattattgttgttgttattgacTCACACTATAGTGTATATTGttggatttattattattgttgttgttattgacTCAAGACTAAAGTGTACATATTGTTGGCAAGTAATTGATCCTTTAAACAatggaaataaaaataataaataaaaatgactAGGAGATTGAATTAGACATCGGGGGTTCAATTGGACTTGAAAAAGAGTGAATTATGAACCATCAGAATAAACAAAAATGGAGGACATCAGAATCTATCACATCCAAAAACTAATAGTCACTTATTAACGTTTCTAaccaaaatattattttcttcaGGTACTAGTTAGGTACTATTTACCCGACAATCCATCCCTTCAAGTTCATGATAACAAGATATGAAGAGAGAATATAACTATATCCCAAACGAAACACAACTAAAGTAGTTCTGCCATAATAGAAGCATACCCTATAAAGAATGTACACAATGATCCAGACGGTGAATACCAACTATTATTTTCTAACTGAAGGCTGAAGTCCCACTACAGATAATTGATGAGTCTCAACTTGCTGCGCCAAAAAGACCCCAGTCGTAAACCTTAAAGCTTGTTACAGCTAGTCTGAATACCTCCTCCATGGGAATACATCCAGCTTGTTCAGCTGGAACAGCCATGCCGGCACCAACTGTGCCTGCGCTTTCGCTAAATGGGCTGCAGGCAGAAAATAGAACTAAATAAGTGTCTTGCATAGTCATAGTTTCCACAAAATCAGTgcaatacaaaatatatatgttaatttTCTAGTTTGCGTTATAGTCTTAGTTCTAATGTTACTAAATTCAAAATGAATAAATTTCACTTTAACTAGATACAGAGCTAAAATGCTAATATACAGTAGAATTTTCCTAAGTGCTTATTGCTGTCAAAAGCATATTCCACATACTTTATAAGAATTGGCTCATATGCAGTGACAAGTACATCAGTATCAACTCCTTTAAGACGCAAATTTGCCAAATAAACCTGGGataaagaaaaggaaagggATGATCCCAAGACCAATCAATGTAACAACAATGTCAAGCAAGTGTGCATAAAAAGTTTAAAACATGCCATTTGAAAACTTAACTTACTTTAATGATATTTTGTGCTTCCCTTCCTTGTCGTCCCTTAGAAATTGCCTATCATTAACTTTAGTGTAAGTATGAAGTAAAAATGAATATCATGGAGCACACTAATAGGTAATGAAAAAGGAGAGCCCCGCCGGGGGAGGGGGGGTTCAAGGAGGAGCTGAGAAGTATAAGAACAATTTCAGAATAttataatactaaaaaaaatttctattgTTCCTGAATCTCTGAATATAATGGTTAGGAATATCCAAAAGATCCTCTGCTTTGATCTCCCAATTTCTCAAACTTTTTACTTCTCAGCTCTCATTCTATCTCTCAAATTCTTTACTAACTCACTCTATAATGCATATCCGAGGCCCTAGTCATAGGTTGAACACTTGGTAGAACCTAATAAGGCATCTAACATTCACAGATTAAAATCAACAATAGAAATAGACCGACCAAAAAGCAATTGTCACTCCCACAAAGAGAAGCCCAACACCTTGACAATACATGAATCCATAAAACAAATTTATAAGCTTAGATTTTAACAGCAATTGGTAACAAAAACAAAGTGATAAACATAAATGCAAGCAATTAGGGCAATGTTGTAGAAGTAGACGAGGCTAAAAAGCATGCTTAAGCAGTAAATAACCCCACTCCCATAGGGTCATAGCATCAACATACAGGACATGATATCACAACTAATTCTAGAGAGATAGGCAAAGAAACATGCTCATAATACTACAAAACTTTAAAAGTTTGTTCGACTGGGGGTTGAATAATTGAATGGATGGATTGCCACCAAGATGCTAAAATTTAAATGGGAGACACAATTTATCTCAAAAATGAGATAGAACAAGGCTGGAGCCTATAATTACTCAGGTAATCAAATAATATCTAGATTACAAAATACTAAACCGGTggttaatttgattaaattttgcAGTCATAACACTACATTTTCTCTTCAATATTTGGGAATGCCTAATACTAGCCcaattaaatatattatgtGCATTAATCCTTAGGCAATGACCAGGAAATGATTGCGTTAACACAgttaaattaaaaacaagatAGAAACTTTACCATTTGCCCTATTGCAGATGTTACAATAGCAGGTGTGTTATTGTACATCAAACCTGGCGCTTCAAGGACTCCAGACTGTTCAATAACCTGAAATAATTTCAGGAGAAGTATGATCAAAGGATACAACAAACTTCTGCAACAAATATTACATTTAATGAACTAAGATAAAGGGAAGCCATTTTCTCTGATTGTGTTGGAAGATAATACTTCCAGACACACACAGAGTAATTAAAGTAGAAGCAGAGTTATAGCTCCATTAAATCATACCAATCATACATTGAAAGAATAAAAAGAGCAAATGCAACGTCATAGTAACTAGTAAGCAGAAATAAGTAATGAAATCCGCTAATCAGTGGCAATTAAATCTCCCAATACACAAAGAAAAAGTTTAGATGACATCAAAAATCATAACACTCAATATCTGTCAATCCATGTCAATTATAGAGTTTAAGTTAAGCAACTAAGCCAGCTAAGCACTCTCTTATGACTCCAATAGTATGGaaaaacaataaagaaaaattCACAACATATTCAAATTCCCAGCACCATCCTCACACTCGAATAATGCACTTTACATGCATAGGATGAACATAACAGAATCTAATTTCCACAAAGCTTTCACACTTCATTAACCCTATACCATAAGAAGCAGAATGAAATAATGGCATACCACACTTCCTTCAGCATCCTGCTCATTAGCAAGGTCTTGAAGAAACCAGACAGCACTTCCATTATCAGCAACATCGTGCTTATATTCTAAAATCTCAAAGATCAAGCTCTCATCACGAGTAGCGTCTGCAAAAACCTCCTATTAAAATGAAGGTGCATAAACAAGTTAGTAAAGAATTAGATAGAATACTAGAATGGACAGTGTAATCAAAAGAGAAAGCATGACAAACCTGATGATCAGGGACTTGTCGAATGTCACTGACATCCTATAAGAAACAAGCCATAACTTTTAAGTTCAACAAAACTAAAGTCACACAAAGAACATGGACAGCATAAAAAGGTGTAGTATTAGTAACAGAAGTCACCAAATTTGCAATtgcaataacaacaacaataccaCAACAACAAATTATGAATATTGCctttcaaaaataatatcacTCACCTGGAATCTGTGAGGGAACAAGCTTGAGAGTTTGCCCCCAAACAGAGGTCGTTCATAAACAGCATCTTGAGGCATTGTTGATACCAGCGTAGATGACAAAAGAGTTCAACAGCACCACCACCACCCTAGTGCAAAAATCACAACCACCCACGTTAGCAATTCATACGAATCTAGTCCAGAGAACAAAGAACAAAtccataatttaatttttttaaattgttatcattcttttatttgtttaaagaTCATCTCTTTGGTTGAAACTGAAACAATCCCTTTTATTCAAAGTTCTAGGAATTTCAAGGCCATACTTGAACAAACGCTGTTTGAGTATGAATTGAGGAATGAAATGGAATTGAAGCCCAGTCAACTGCGTTGCATGGATACGGACTGCTAGGAATAAAGAAAACCGGAGTCCGGTTAACACTTACAAATTTCACTGTTTTAAGTTTTAACACAAGCGAACATAAATGTTATTAGCAGAACAAAACTCACATAACAAGCAATTGTAACAATTTTTAACCTGGCAATAACAAGTTAACAATAAATTCCAGAAACAAAGAATTGCACCcaaaaaaatggaaggaaaaaaaaaatcagaatcTTACTTTCTGAGACGATGTTAAATTGGTTAGAGAAGGTTCCCCAACAGATTAATCACAGCAAGGAGGAATTAAATCGGTTGAAGTAAGAAATCGAAAGAAGAACTTGTAGAGAAAGTAGCGTCGCTACGCTAAGAAGGCCCTAGTTTGTTCCTTACTTCCTGCCATGCGTGTTCGGTTTCGGTTTTACACTTTCATTGTGCTAGCCGCACATTGCTTCAAATATAAgcgcttttttttttttcatgtttgAAATCCAAATGATCTTGAAAAATGAAAACTATTTAGGGCCAATTTGGATAAGTGCATAAaagtaatttattttaatttataaaaaattataatgtttagtataatttttaaaattaaattataattttttaaaaaattatttaaatatttatagaaaaatttaaaaaaaataaacacataataatattttattatttttcttttaaaataagtacttttaaaattaaaaaattaaacacacaataatttatttataagatatttttaatatataagtatttattatttaagctctttttttaaaaagaaaaaaaaagagcttAATTAAGCTGTTTACGCAAACATGACCTAAGTATTAACTAGGGATGACAAATGGACCGAAATCCGTCGGGCTGGCCCGTGTAACCCGCTAAAAAAGGCAGGCTTGTCTGGAAATTTGAAACAGCCAAATTTAAAAAGCCCGCCTAACCCGCACTGCTTAATCCGTGGGCTTTGGCGGGCTTCAACAGGGCGGAACGGGCTTATCCGGCGGGCTAGGCGTCTTTTTGGTCGGGACCatttttttcgaatttctataatattaatatattattgatctacaagaagatgaagatgataaTTTTAAGATGTTGTA
The genomic region above belongs to Arachis stenosperma cultivar V10309 chromosome 5, arast.V10309.gnm1.PFL2, whole genome shotgun sequence and contains:
- the LOC130979583 gene encoding uncharacterized protein LOC130979583, with the protein product MPQDAVYERPLFGGKLSSLFPHRFQDVSDIRQVPDHQEVFADATRDESLIFEILEYKHDVADNGSAVWFLQDLANEQDAEGSVVIEQSGVLEAPGLMYNNTPAIVTSAIGQMAISKGRQGREAQNIIKVYLANLRLKGVDTDVLVTAYEPILINPFSESAGTVGAGMAVPAEQAGCIPMEEVFRLAVTSFKVYDWGLFGAAS